CTCCGCGGCACGTTCCTCGGTCAGGCGCGGGCTCCACGCACTGACCCGCATGCCGAAGGCGAGCCCCACCCGGGCCACGCGGGCGCCGATCCGGCCGAGCCCGAGCAGACCGAGCCGTGCGCCGTGCAGATCGGCGCCGACGGTGGACTGCCAGGGGCCGCCCGTGCGCAGCGCGGTGCTCTCCTCGACGATCCCGCGGGCCAGCCCGAGCAGCAGCGCCCAGGTCAGCTCGGCCGGCGGGATGCCGGAGCTGTCGGTGCCGCACACGGTGACGCCGTGCCGCTCGGCGGCGGCGTAGTCGATGACGGTGTTGCGCCGCCCGGACGCGACGAGCAGCCTCAGCCGGGGCAGCCGGGCGAGCAGCGAGCCGGGGAACGGGACGCGTTCGCGCAGGGTGACGACGATGTCGTAGTCGGCGAGGGCCGCCGCGAGGGCGTCCTCGCCGTCGAGGTGCTCGCGCAGCGCGACCACCTCGACCTCGTCCTCGAGCACCGACCAGTCGGCCATCGTGGTGGCCACGCCCTGGAAGTCGTCCAGCACCGCGCAGCGAAGTCGCACGTCGTCTCTCCCTTCCCCTTCCCGACGCCGACTCCAACCACGGGCACGGGCACCTCCGTCGGCGCCTCCCACCGCCGCCCGAGCCGCCCCCTCCAGGTAAACGGAACCTGAACTCCGAGACCCTGGAGCAGCTGGACCTGCGCCGGTGATCATCCTGCGCGAGCGGGCGTCGTTCCGCTGTCTGAGCCGCACCTGGATACCGGTGGTGTGCGTGCCAAGGGCGGACGACCTGGCCGAGCTGGAACTGTCCGACGTACGCGTCGTGCTCTACCCCGGCAACGCGGGCAAGAACGTCCACATGCTGCGCTTCGCCGAGGCCAAGCACGTCTTCATCGGGCACGGCGACAGCGACAAGCTGGCCAGCAGCAACCGGGTCAGCAAGGTGTACGACGAGATATGGGTGGCCGGGCGCGCGGGCCGGGACCGGTACCAGCGGGTGCGGCACGCCATCAGCGACAGCGCGATCGTGGAGGCAGGGCGCCCGCAGCTGTCCCCGATCCGCCTGCACGCCGACCACACGCCCGGCCCGGTCCCGGTCGTGCTCTACGCTCCCACCTGGGAGGGCTGGAGCGACGACGACTGCCACACCTCGCTGATCCCGATGGGCGTGCCGCTGGTCGAGAAGCTGCTCGCGGAGAACGTCCGCGTCATCTACAAGCCCCACCCCCTCACCGGCAAGCGCTCGGCCGAGGCCGCGGCGGCCGACCGGGCGATCCGCGAGCTGCTGCGCGCCGACAACGCGCGGCACGGCGCCGCCGAGGCGGAGGCGGCGGAGGCGGCGGTCCGTCCCCGGCTGAAGGAGATCCAGGCCCGCCTCGACGAACTCGCCGGCCGGCACCGGGGCGACGACGCCGAGCAGCTGCGCACGTCACGGGTCCCCGACCGGGCGGCGGCGGCCGAGTGGCAGGAGCTGCGGGCGGAATGGCACCGCGTCTTCTGGGAGAGCCGCGGCCCG
This genomic interval from Streptomyces sp. NBC_00557 contains the following:
- a CDS encoding D-2-hydroxyacid dehydrogenase family protein gives rise to the protein MRLRCAVLDDFQGVATTMADWSVLEDEVEVVALREHLDGEDALAAALADYDIVVTLRERVPFPGSLLARLPRLRLLVASGRRNTVIDYAAAERHGVTVCGTDSSGIPPAELTWALLLGLARGIVEESTALRTGGPWQSTVGADLHGARLGLLGLGRIGARVARVGLAFGMRVSAWSPRLTEERAAEHGVEPAASKEELLAESDFVSVHVPGGAGTRGLIGAAELALMKPTAYLINTSRASVVDQDALLAALHEGRIAGAGVDVFDIEPLPAGHPMRTAPRLLATPHLGYVSRANYTTYYGQAIENIRAYLAGSPVRRLA